A window from Chrysemys picta bellii isolate R12L10 chromosome 2, ASM1138683v2, whole genome shotgun sequence encodes these proteins:
- the SOX4 gene encoding transcription factor SOX-4 produces MVQQTNNAENTEALLAGETSDSGAGIELGIASSPTPGSTASTGGKADDPSWCKTPSGHIKRPMNAFMVWSQIERRKIMEQSPDMHNAEISKRLGKRWKLLKDSDKIPFIREAERLRLKHMADYPDYKYRPRKKVKSGNSSAKPGEKGDKSGGGSPGASGGGTGSGSSGGSTNSSKPALKKSGGSKLSPGGGSGASKSHAKVILGSKAAPFPAEQPAQAALLPPDHHSLYKSRGGASSSCSASGKHLSEKKLKRVYVFGTGGGHGQSASSSPGGAVPASPTLSCSTEASDPLSLYEEGGAGGCQQDGDCSSISCPSPPGSSSPSDHRSYTSLRASSPAPSTSHSSSASSHSSSSSSSSGSSSSDDEFEDDLLDLNPSPGFESMSLGSFGSSVLDRDLDFNFEPGSGSHFEFPDYCTPEVSEMISGDWLESSISNLVFTY; encoded by the coding sequence ATGGTGCAGCAGACTAACAACGCGGAGAACACGGAAGCGCTTCTGGCCGGAGAGACCTCGGACTCCGGGGCCGGCATCGAGCTGGGCATCGCCTCCTCTCCCACGCCGGGCTCCACCGCTTCCACCGGGGGCAAAGCGGACGACCCGAGCTGGTGCAAGACCCCCAGCGGGCACATCAAGCGGCCCATGAACGCCTTCATGGTGTGGTCCCAGATCGAGAGGAGGAAGATCATGGAGCAGTCCCCGGACATGCACAACGCCGAGATCTCCAAGCGCCTGGGCAAGCGCTGGAAGCTGCTCAAGGACAGCGACAAGATCCCCTTCATCCGGGAGGCGGAGCGGCTGAGGCTCAAGCACATGGCGGACTATCCCGACTACAAGTACCGGCCCAGGAAGAAGGTGAAATCGGGAAACAGTTCCGCCAAGCCCGGCGAGAAAGGAGACAAGAGTGGCGGGGGCAGCCCTGGCGCCAGCGGGGGCGGCACCGGCAGTGGCAGCAGCGGGGGCAGCACGAACTCCTCCAAGCCCGCGCTGAAGAAGAGCGGCGGCTCCAAGCTCTCCCCCGGCGGCGGCTCCGGGGCCAGCAAGTCGCACGCCAAGGTGATCCTGGGCAGCAAAGCCGCCCCCTTCCCCGCCGAGCAGCCGGCTCAGGCCGCCCTGCTGCCCCCGGACCACCACTCGCTGTACAAATCCCGCGGCGGCGCCTCCAGCTCCTGCTCGGCCTCGGGCAAACACCTCTCGGAGAAGAAGCTCAAGCGGGTCTATGTCTTCGGCACGGGCGGGGGCCACGGGCAGAGCGCGTCCTCCTCCCCGGGGGGCGCCGTGCCGGCCAGCCCGACCCTGAGCTGCTCCACGGAAGCCAGCGACCCTCTGAGCCTGTACGAGGAGGGGGGCGCCGGAGGGTGCCAGCAGGACGGAGactgcagcagcatctcctgcccTTCCCCGCCGGGCAGCAGCTCCCCCTCGGATCACCGCAGCTACACCAGCCTGAGGGCCTCTTCTCcggccccctccacctcccattcCTCCTCGGCTTCCTCCCATTCCTCctcgtcctcttcctcctccggCTCCTCTTCCTCGGACGACGAGTTTGAAGACGACCTGTTGGACCTGAACCCCAGCCCCGGTTTTGAGAGCATGTCCCTGGGCAGCTTCGGCTCGTCCGTGCTGGACCGGGACCTAGATTTTAACTTCGAGCCTGGCTCGGGCTCTCATTTTGAGTTCCCGGACTACTGCACCCCGGAGGTAAGTGAGATgatctcaggggactggctggagTCCAGCATTTCAAACCTGGTCTTCACTtactga